The genomic region TTGGTGCAATCGTCCATATATGTCCTGATAACTGCTTATACTATACTATACTTTACATTACTTAAAGGGCCCTGTTTAAATTTTGGCAAAGCTGAAAGGCTCTCAAGTACCATTCATTAGTCAATTTTATTTTAATTTCATGTGGTATAGAAGGGGCTAATGCCGAAATATAAATACCGGATTTTCTAAACCTATGAAAGAGAGAAAGACTAAAGTTCATAGAAGGTTGTTTCCACTGAAGCCTAAATGTACTTATTTCATTTAATATTTTCTGGTCGATAGTTTCGAAATGCATCTCAAGAAATTTAAAACTCTCTTTCTTCATAAAGGTACGATGGTGTTTTGCCTGAAGAAATAAAGAAGGTAAAAGTAACATTTCACTGCAAAATATTTTAAACTTGAAGAGGTCATTCGGTTGTTTATTGCATTTCTTTTCAATGGATTTTATAACACTGTCAAACCCTTTTTTATAATTTTGATTACTATTTATAATATTAACCTTTAAAGGTTGAGAAAAGGATGGATAAATTACTTTTCCTGTACTCAACAATTCAAGAGGAAATTGTGCATCCGGATAATCTGAAAAATCATTTTGAAGAAATACTTTCCATCCATGATGTTGCAAAGCGTCTTGATTAAACATCATTCGTTCAGTTTCGGCAATAAGTTTTCGCAATTGTCTAAGGTCAACGATATTTTTTAGTTTGGTTTCGTCAATCAATAATATGCAATCAAAGTCACTATAACTGATTTCCTCTGATGAGGATATGCTTCCATGTAATATTGCCATGCATACAGTTGCTAATTTGGCCTCTGAAATTTGTGCTGCAATTTTATTTGCCACCGGATTTTTTCCATTATAAATTTCAGGCTGAATTAGGGTTGTAAAGGGGTGATTACTCCGAATTATTGATGGTACTGCTTGTAATAAATTATTCTCAATTCCTCTATTCGAATAGTTCTTTTTCACTAAGCTTAACAACCTGTCGACCTTGCGAACAGATCCTTTTTCAAGGTAAAGTTTTAAGTCTTTTCCGACAGTCATGAGGCGAATTGTTGTAATAAGCGCGCAGCCACTTTTTTAAAAGTGATTTCTTTGACATCTCTTGCAGCCTGTTCAGCTTTTCTTTTCGCTATTTCAGGGCACTCAATTGCAAAACGGATACTTTCTGCCAGCGCTTCACTGTTTTCAGGGGTGGTGAAAATACAATTGCTCTCATTTAGTAAATCAGCGGTTGCCGGATAATCAGGAGTGATTATAACATTCCCGGTTAGCATATATTCGCAAAGTTTATTCGGCAAGTTATACCGAACATCATGTCCCTGATGAGTGTAGTAGGAAAGCAATACATCTGCTGCATACTGATAAAGTTTTATTTTTTGATAATCGTAAATATAACCGGTGAAAACAACATTAGATATTCCTTTGCTTTTACAATAGTCTTCCCAGAAAGCGACAGTTTCCGGCTTACCTCCTGTAAAAAGGAAAGTATAATATGGTAGTAATGCGGCTGCCCCAAGGATGTACTTTGTTTCTTTATCGTAGCTTAATCCTAATTTACCGGTATAAGCGATGAGCGTTGAAGAAGTTTCGGGAAACTGAATTTCTCGTCTGGCTTCTTCTCTTGAGATTTTTTCACTGGCTTGGAATTCAGTTATTGGATTTAAAGTATATGCGCCTTCAGCGCTACTTCGTCCACTCACTTTTAATAGCTCATTCAGAATGGAACTATTAGTTGCGAGAAGAAAATCTGACTTCTTATAAATCGACTGATGAACCATTCGGGTTTGAAAGTCATGTGCCCAATGAATGAGAAGTGCTGACTTGAATTTTCTTGGGAAGAGTTTACGAAGAAGAAAGAGTGGGCGTAGCAAATGGGTACTTCTGCTTATGATATAAACACTTGAATTGTTTTTGTTTTTTTTAAGAATGGATAGTACTTTCAATGTGGAGTACCATATCAGCCAAAGTAAATGCTTACTCCCGTGTACATCATCTTTGAATCGGGTAGGGAGGTAGTGAATATGAAGTGCGGCAAGTAGACCATATGTTTCATGTACATCTTCTATTAGAATGTTATCTTTTCGTTCAACATAGGGGACAATAAGATGAGTTTCGCAGCCATTTTGTGCAAAGCCTTCCGAAAAACGTACATCACTGACCTGGTTAGTCCTTGGTCTCAGTATGTCATATGGAGACAGGTATATAACTACAGGCAATTCCATTTTATTCAGGAGAAATGGCACAACCGCCTTTGTTGAACATTAATGCTTTCCATGAGGTGTTTTGAACAAATTCAACAAAAGCTTTGTTTTTATGTACATCATCACTTATCAGTAATCCTCCTGGTCTAATAAATGGAGTGGAAGTTTCATATTCAAATTTCATGTGTTCATAGCTATGATCACTATCATGAAAGAAAATATCGATTTTCCCAAGTCTTTTCAGAAGCGCCGGTAAAATCTCCTGTGCATATCCTAAATGAAGTTCCCATTTTGATTTTAATGTGTCAGGTACCATCCATCCTGTGGAAGGTTGTGTTTGTTGGAAATTATAGGCGCTGTTGGTGTCATTATTAGGTAGGTCAATGGAATGGAGTTTGCCTTTTTTATTTAGGTGCATTGCATTTAAGATAATCCATGTAGAAGAACCATGTGCTACACCGGTCTCTACCATAATGTCTGGCTGCAAAACACGGACACAACACCATATCCATTTTCCGAATGTAGTGTTCAAACTATTACCAACGATTAAGTTATGAGTATTTTTATTTGGAGGAAGAAGAATCCCCTTTTCCAGGTCATTCAATGCATTTATCCATAATGATTTATGAAATTTTTTGCCAAGAAGGTGTTTCGCAGATTCAAGAATGATGGCCCTATGTAAAAATTTTTTGTTTCCTAAATAAAAAGAAATTGCGGCTAAAGGATATTTAAGGGCTATTGCTTTTTGACTAGCGTGTAAGATGCTCATGGATTTGGGCGAATTGTTGTATAAATTTTAAGGAGATTAATTGGTATTTTTGATTAGGTGATAGGTTGCAAACTATTATTTTTATTTAGATATAGGATACCAGTTTGAATAAATCGAAAGTTAATATACAGATTTGCAGCAAGTAATCCGAGTGCAACACCGGTAGATTTAAATTCATGAACTAATAACATTGCAGTAATGCCACCGATAAGGATAGCGGATAAATATACAAGGAATCTTTTTTTTATTAACCCCAAACTTTGAATTAACGGCAAAGCCCAGAAAAAAACAGAGCCCTGTACTGCGCAAATGAGTAAAATGAAGAACGGTTCCGAAGCCGGTTCGAAAGCTGGTCCGTAAAGTAATGTGATAAGTTCTGATTTAATGAAGTAGGCTAAGGTCAAAAATAATAAAGCTGGAAGAATTACGACACGGGTGATGCTATTGAGCATGATGCGCACTTTGCCATAAACCTTGTCCGCAATTAAATGTGATAGTTGAGGAAATACTGAAGAGGCAAGGGGGTCGCTGAGTGTAAGTACTGAATAAGCTAACTTTTTTGCAGTTGAATAATAGGCAACATCACTTAAACTTCCCATGTACCCAAGCAAGAGTACATCGCCCTGATTCATGAAAACTTTAAGTGTACTGCTAAATGAGTTTCCGAAAATATATTGTAAATATTCTTTTCTCTGGCTTTTTATTAGGTGCATACCGGAGGATAGGTAGGGTCGTAATTCAGGTAAAAGTTCCCGGTAAGCTGCAATATTGCATGTAAAGCTATTGATTACTTTGCTCAGAATGGTTGCCGTAAAGAAGGCTTTTAAGTCAGGTCCGTAAACATACAATGTGATGATAATTATAATAACTTCAATTGTATCCATAATCATTTGAATTACGGAATTGATTTTGAATTTATAAAATAACTTAAGACTTGCTTTAGATATGGCATCAATAAAAGTCAATCCGTTTGAAAAGGCAAAGGCGATAACGTAAAATGTTAAATCTGGGCCCTTAATGAAAGTTTCATAGGAGATACTTACCATACCACCGAGTAATAGAACGGATAGGAGTGCTGAGCCCATACTCAGCAGTAAACTGAATTTTATTACTGAAACCACTTTGTCCTTGCTTCCTTCAGAATTGTATTGAGCTCCAAATCGGATCAATCCCATTGAAATATTTAGACGTAAGAACTCTTGTGTGGTGAGGATAAAGGCAATTGCAAGCGTATAAGTTCCTAATAATTCGGCTCCCAGTATCCGGGTAATAAGGATCATTTTTATAAATGCAAAAGCAGTACCCAGTCCATTAGAGAGAAAGACCCATGAACTGTTTTTAAAAAGATTTTTCGATTCAGGATCGAATCTTCTTTTCAGACTTTTATACTTTTCGCGTACTTTTGCCTTCACAGGTTAATTTCAATTCGCCTGTCAGAAGTGTCAAGCTTTTTTTCTTTTTTTACCGAATATTGATTTAAATGTAGCTTTGATACCACTTTCTTTACTGTCTTCTTCATAATAACCATAGCCATAACCATATCCATATCCGTACCCATAAGAGTATTCATACCCATAACCGTAACTTCTGTTATTGGCCTTCATCGCATTTAAAATGACACATAAATTTTTTAGCTTTCCCTCATTGTAAAGTTTATTTACGAAACTCAGATGATGCCGTCGAGTTACGCCCTGTCGAACAACATATATGTTGATGTCAGTATATTTTGAAAGCACCATTGCGTCGGTAATTAAACCAACGGGTGGAGTGTCAAGAATGATATTTGCGTAATTGGCTTTTAAATAATTGAACAAAATATCCATCTTGGGAGAAATGATAAGTTCAGATGGATTGGGTGGTTTTGGACCAGATAAGATAATATCAAGATTAGGAATAGTGCCGGAATTTTGGATGACATCATTTTCAGAGGCTATTCCAATCAAGTAATTGCTCAATCCAATTTCACTCGTAAAATCAAAGCCAACGGTAATTTTTGGCTTGCGCAGGTCACAGCCCACTAAAATAGTTTTTCGTCCAGACATTGCAAGCATTACTGCTAAATTCAATGAACAAAAACTTTTACCTTCCGAACTTATGGACGAAGTAACCATTATGATATTCTGATCCTTATTAGGATTGAAATATTGCAAATTAGTTCGAATGGATCGAAAAGCTTCTGATATATGTGAGTTTGGTTTTTCAGTAACCACTAAGTTCGATTTCGATGCACTTAAGCCAATCATCCCAAGCATTGGAATATTAGTCAATCTTTCCAAATCGTAACGGTCAAGAATTTTATCATTCAACAGATCTCTGCTGTAGATGAGAATGCCAGGAATTAAAAGCCCTAATATGATTGCGATGGAATAGCTTAAACTTTTAACAGGTTTCAATGGTTTGAAAAATGTACGGGAACTGTCAACAACACGGTTATCAGCTGTTGTAGATGCAAGTATTATGGCTGTTTCGGCTCTCTTTTGTAATAAGTAGGAGTATAATGTTTCTTTGATATTAGAGCCTCTCATGAGTGTTTGCAATTCGCGTTGTGCTCCCGGAAGTAACCGTAGTTTTCCCTGCACTTGTCCTTTTTGCAACATGGCCTCATTCAATGAGGATTTCAGTCCATTACGTAAACTTTTTACGTTCTCCAGTAACGCTGATTTAGTATTCAGGATTTCAATATTTAATCCAATTAACAAAGGGTTTTCCTGTTTGGCAAGGTTCAATTGAGATTTTCTCTTGTTTTCCAACTCATTCATCTTTAAAATAAGATTAGTAAGTAAGGGGTCATTTACTAATATACTTCCCGGGGAAATATTGCCGGATAGTTCCTTGCCTTGTGCGACATACCGCTCTAAATAATCGAGAAATGAAATTTGAACCTGTAATTCTGAAATTTTCGCGTCAAAATTTTTAACGCTTTCCAGGAATGAACTCGCTTCAACACTTAAATCGGTGATTCCTTTTGTTACCCTGAATCGCTCTACATTGGCTTCGCTGAGATCAATTTCATCTGTCAGTAAGGCAACCTGTTCATCAATAAATTTTAATGTATTAACTGCGTATTCATTCTTTAGTTCAATGCCTTTTGCTATGTAAAAGTCAAAAAGCCGGTTTAGAAAATCTTCGTTTTTACTAGGTACTGGTCCTTGTATAGAAGCCTGTAATATATTAGACATTTTACTGATTTTATCAACCTTTAAGGCGGTTTGGTAAACAACAGTGATGTTCTCGATCGAATTGAACCGAATGAAAAAATTTCGCTTGTCGTAGGACGTTGTATTATAGCTTTCATCCTTGAATTTATCGGTCTTGACAATTTTGAAAATTCCGATTTTAGTATTTACCTTTTTGTCAAAGAGGTAGTATCCGATCTGATAACCACTCGGATGACTATAACTTAATTTATATTTCCTGCTATCCAGAATTTCAATATTCAGTAAAGTGCTGTTGGCAATTGTATATAATGTGTCTTCAACGAGATGAATCGGTGTTTCTTTGTAAATTTCCGAAGTTTTTATTTCTCCTTTAAGAAAGTAACTTTTGTCGTAGCCTAAATCGTTCAGTGTTTTATAAATGAGCTCTCTGGATCGTATTATTCCAATTTCAGTCTCAATGCCCCCTTCTGAATTGAACTGATTTAATTGTGAAAGCAGATCATCACCATTGTACTTTTTATTGTCGTCTTTAATAAGTACTGTGCAACTCGTGAAATAAATGGGTGTAGCATACCAATTGTAAAAATAAGCCGTAATGATTCCCAGAGTAAGCGTATAGATATATAAATACCAATGACGGAGGAAATATTTATGGAATAAAAATTTGAGGTTGATTTGATTGTGAGTTTCACCGGCTCCAATTGCTTGTTGCTGGTTGGGATAGTTGTATTGAGGCGGTTGTGCTTTAGCTTCGTTGCTCATTTGTATTTGAAAATAAATTGTTTTATTGGATTATTCGTGCTACTAGTACTGCTACTAAAGTTAGGCTACTGATTACTATCGGCAACACTCTGTAAAAATTATCACTCTGTGCAACTTTTCCTTTGACAGGAGAAACGTATAATATGTCGCCGGAACGCAAATTGTAAAATGAAGAGTTAAAAAGTTCTCTTTTTGTGATATCTATATTGATGTACTTTTTTTCTCCTCCTTTTTCTTCGCGTATCAAAGTGATGTTTTTTCTGTTTGCATAAATTGTAAGATCTCCTGCAAGTCCCAATGCTTCAGGAATCGTGATTCGCTCATTTGTGACACTGTAAACTCCAGGCCGGGATACCTCACCCAATAATGTAACTCTGAAATTTTCAATGTAAATTCTCACCGAGGGAAATTGCAAGTATTTTTCCAGTCTCAGGGTTAAAGTGTCCTTTGCCACTGACGTACTCATTCCGGATAACTTAATTTTACCTATGAGTGGTAGTTCTATATAGCCTTGTGTATCTACCAGATAACCAATATCTGTTCTTGTGGAGAATGAACTATTGTTCGTTTGTTCATTGCGTTCCACCGGAGCAATGGCATTGAAGAAACTACTGGCTTCCGGACTTAAACTCGAAACATAGATGGAAAGTATATCGCTGGGTTGAATTAGATTTTCATAAATAGGCGGGGTCAGATTCGATTTGTCTGTATTGAAATTCGGGTAAATTACTTTACGGTCAGCCCGGGTAGAATCAGTAGGTTGAAAATATGCTACATCACTTACTTGGCGGCAGGAACTCCCCCAAATCAAGATAAATAAAATTAATATTCTTGTTAAGATTCTCATATTTACAAAGATAGCTAATCTACTTATTGCTTAGGTTTAGGGGATTGGCATAATTTCTCAGTATACGGTCATTCGGGATTCTTGTTGCATAAGCCTTTAGAGGATCACCTGAACAAATCGTTTTTAAGTTTGTTTTAAAGGTGTAAATATTGATAAATCTCATTTGTCTTGCATAGCTGATTGTCATAATTTTACATCTTGTTAATTCATCATAAATATGGAAAATCAATTGACCGCTGAAGAGTTTACTAAACGGGAGGCAGAGTTCGATGCAAAAATTGCAAGTGGGGTTGTTGTGGAGCCAAAGGATTGGATGCCAGATCGTTATCGTAAGCAGTTGTTGCGGATGATGTCACAGCATGCTCATTCAGAAGTGGTAGGAATGCTTCCGGAAGGGAATTGGTTGACCCGTGCTCCCAGTTTAATGCGGAAAGCAGTTTTGCTTGCTAAGATTCAGGATGAAGCAGGTCATGGGCTGTATATTTATAGTGCGGCCGAAACATTGGGGACAGATCGTGCAGAAATGATTGATCAGTTGTTGTCAGGTCATGCAAAATATTCCAGCATCTTTAATTATCCGACTTTGAATTGGGCCGATATGGGGGCAATCGGATGGCTGGTTGATGGTGCAGCAATTGTAAATCAAACGGTGTTGGCTAAATGTTCTTATGGCCCCTATGCAAGAGCGATGGTTCGCATTTGTAAAGAAGAGAATTTCCACAATAAACAAGGGTATCAGATCATGGCGTATATGATGAAAGGTACGAAGGAACAGCAGGAAATGGCTCAGGATGCAATGAACCGTTTTTGGTGGCCGGCTTTGATGATGTTTGGTCCTCATGATACCAACTCTCCCAACTCTGGCGACTTGATGAAATGGAAAGTGAAACTTCAAACCAA from Bacteroidota bacterium harbors:
- a CDS encoding glycosyltransferase — its product is MPFLLNKMELPVVIYLSPYDILRPRTNQVSDVRFSEGFAQNGCETHLIVPYVERKDNILIEDVHETYGLLAALHIHYLPTRFKDDVHGSKHLLWLIWYSTLKVLSILKKNKNNSSVYIISRSTHLLRPLFLLRKLFPRKFKSALLIHWAHDFQTRMVHQSIYKKSDFLLATNSSILNELLKVSGRSSAEGAYTLNPITEFQASEKISREEARREIQFPETSSTLIAYTGKLGLSYDKETKYILGAAALLPYYTFLFTGGKPETVAFWEDYCKSKGISNVVFTGYIYDYQKIKLYQYAADVLLSYYTHQGHDVRYNLPNKLCEYMLTGNVIITPDYPATADLLNESNCIFTTPENSEALAESIRFAIECPEIAKRKAEQAARDVKEITFKKVAARLLQQFAS
- a CDS encoding class I SAM-dependent methyltransferase, with the protein product MSILHASQKAIALKYPLAAISFYLGNKKFLHRAIILESAKHLLGKKFHKSLWINALNDLEKGILLPPNKNTHNLIVGNSLNTTFGKWIWCCVRVLQPDIMVETGVAHGSSTWIILNAMHLNKKGKLHSIDLPNNDTNSAYNFQQTQPSTGWMVPDTLKSKWELHLGYAQEILPALLKRLGKIDIFFHDSDHSYEHMKFEYETSTPFIRPGGLLISDDVHKNKAFVEFVQNTSWKALMFNKGGCAISPE
- a CDS encoding oligosaccharide flippase family protein, which translates into the protein MKAKVREKYKSLKRRFDPESKNLFKNSSWVFLSNGLGTAFAFIKMILITRILGAELLGTYTLAIAFILTTQEFLRLNISMGLIRFGAQYNSEGSKDKVVSVIKFSLLLSMGSALLSVLLLGGMVSISYETFIKGPDLTFYVIAFAFSNGLTFIDAISKASLKLFYKFKINSVIQMIMDTIEVIIIIITLYVYGPDLKAFFTATILSKVINSFTCNIAAYRELLPELRPYLSSGMHLIKSQRKEYLQYIFGNSFSSTLKVFMNQGDVLLLGYMGSLSDVAYYSTAKKLAYSVLTLSDPLASSVFPQLSHLIADKVYGKVRIMLNSITRVVILPALLFLTLAYFIKSELITLLYGPAFEPASEPFFILLICAVQGSVFFWALPLIQSLGLIKKRFLVYLSAILIGGITAMLLVHEFKSTGVALGLLAANLYINFRFIQTGILYLNKNNSLQPIT
- a CDS encoding polysaccharide biosynthesis tyrosine autokinase — encoded protein: MSNEAKAQPPQYNYPNQQQAIGAGETHNQINLKFLFHKYFLRHWYLYIYTLTLGIITAYFYNWYATPIYFTSCTVLIKDDNKKYNGDDLLSQLNQFNSEGGIETEIGIIRSRELIYKTLNDLGYDKSYFLKGEIKTSEIYKETPIHLVEDTLYTIANSTLLNIEILDSRKYKLSYSHPSGYQIGYYLFDKKVNTKIGIFKIVKTDKFKDESYNTTSYDKRNFFIRFNSIENITVVYQTALKVDKISKMSNILQASIQGPVPSKNEDFLNRLFDFYIAKGIELKNEYAVNTLKFIDEQVALLTDEIDLSEANVERFRVTKGITDLSVEASSFLESVKNFDAKISELQVQISFLDYLERYVAQGKELSGNISPGSILVNDPLLTNLILKMNELENKRKSQLNLAKQENPLLIGLNIEILNTKSALLENVKSLRNGLKSSLNEAMLQKGQVQGKLRLLPGAQRELQTLMRGSNIKETLYSYLLQKRAETAIILASTTADNRVVDSSRTFFKPLKPVKSLSYSIAIILGLLIPGILIYSRDLLNDKILDRYDLERLTNIPMLGMIGLSASKSNLVVTEKPNSHISEAFRSIRTNLQYFNPNKDQNIIMVTSSISSEGKSFCSLNLAVMLAMSGRKTILVGCDLRKPKITVGFDFTSEIGLSNYLIGIASENDVIQNSGTIPNLDIILSGPKPPNPSELIISPKMDILFNYLKANYANIILDTPPVGLITDAMVLSKYTDINIYVVRQGVTRRHHLSFVNKLYNEGKLKNLCVILNAMKANNRSYGYGYEYSYGYGYGYGYGYGYYEEDSKESGIKATFKSIFGKKRKKA
- a CDS encoding polysaccharide biosynthesis/export family protein, yielding MRILTRILILFILIWGSSCRQVSDVAYFQPTDSTRADRKVIYPNFNTDKSNLTPPIYENLIQPSDILSIYVSSLSPEASSFFNAIAPVERNEQTNNSSFSTRTDIGYLVDTQGYIELPLIGKIKLSGMSTSVAKDTLTLRLEKYLQFPSVRIYIENFRVTLLGEVSRPGVYSVTNERITIPEALGLAGDLTIYANRKNITLIREEKGGEKKYINIDITKRELFNSSFYNLRSGDILYVSPVKGKVAQSDNFYRVLPIVISSLTLVAVLVARIIQ
- the paaA gene encoding 1,2-phenylacetyl-CoA epoxidase subunit A — protein: MENQLTAEEFTKREAEFDAKIASGVVVEPKDWMPDRYRKQLLRMMSQHAHSEVVGMLPEGNWLTRAPSLMRKAVLLAKIQDEAGHGLYIYSAAETLGTDRAEMIDQLLSGHAKYSSIFNYPTLNWADMGAIGWLVDGAAIVNQTVLAKCSYGPYARAMVRICKEENFHNKQGYQIMAYMMKGTKEQQEMAQDAMNRFWWPALMMFGPHDTNSPNSGDLMKWKVKLQTNDDLRQRFIDRTVPQAEAIGLKIPDPKLKWNPQTRHYDFGEINWEEFNNVIKGNGPCNRLRIKQRRDAHENGAWVRSAALAYAEKHGK